A genomic window from Pseudogulbenkiania sp. MAI-1 includes:
- a CDS encoding benzoate/H(+) symporter BenE family transporter, translated as MTLSPWRDLSPSAVLAAVLALLVGYSGPFLIIVHAAQSAGLSAAQLGSWVWAVSIGSGVAGLWLSLRWKAPVITAWSTPGAALLLAALPGVPYAEAVGAFLAAALIVTVIGASGLFDKIMQVFPPALAAALLAGILFRFVAELAGAASHDAALVLPMAATFFLGRRLFPRYALPVALALGLAIAGTQGLFGTLPAWQGGAGPQFTLPAWSWTAFVNLAIPLALVALTGQFLPGMAVLASSGYRIPARSPVTSLGLMSIVTAPLGGHGVVLAAITAAICTGPEAHPDPARRYMAGVVCGVLYILLGLAGGALAAAILTLPKALVASAAGLALFGTLASSLATALGDERQREAALITFVVAASGVTIAGLGAPLWALLAGVAVSGLQQQRWRLARA; from the coding sequence ATGACGCTTTCCCCCTGGCGCGATCTCTCGCCTTCGGCCGTCCTCGCCGCGGTACTTGCACTGCTGGTGGGGTATTCCGGCCCTTTTCTCATCATCGTGCACGCCGCGCAGTCGGCGGGCCTGAGCGCCGCCCAGCTCGGCTCCTGGGTGTGGGCGGTGTCGATCGGTTCCGGCGTGGCCGGCTTGTGGCTGTCGCTGCGCTGGAAGGCGCCGGTGATCACCGCCTGGTCGACACCGGGCGCGGCGCTGCTGCTGGCAGCCTTGCCCGGCGTGCCGTACGCCGAGGCGGTGGGCGCCTTCCTGGCGGCGGCGCTCATCGTCACCGTGATCGGCGCTTCCGGGCTGTTCGACAAGATCATGCAGGTGTTTCCGCCGGCGCTGGCGGCGGCGCTGCTCGCCGGCATCCTGTTCCGCTTCGTCGCCGAGCTGGCCGGGGCGGCCAGCCACGACGCGGCGCTGGTGTTGCCGATGGCGGCGACGTTCTTCCTCGGCCGGCGGCTGTTCCCACGCTACGCCTTGCCGGTCGCGCTGGCGCTGGGTCTGGCCATTGCCGGCACGCAGGGCCTGTTCGGCACGCTGCCGGCGTGGCAGGGCGGGGCCGGGCCGCAGTTCACCCTGCCGGCATGGTCGTGGACGGCCTTCGTCAACCTCGCCATTCCGCTCGCGCTGGTGGCGCTGACCGGGCAGTTCCTGCCGGGCATGGCGGTGCTGGCCTCGTCCGGCTACCGCATCCCGGCGCGCTCGCCGGTCACGTCGCTCGGCCTGATGTCGATCGTCACCGCGCCGCTGGGCGGCCACGGCGTGGTGCTGGCGGCCATCACTGCGGCAATCTGCACCGGCCCGGAGGCGCATCCGGACCCGGCGCGGCGCTACATGGCCGGCGTGGTGTGCGGCGTGCTCTACATCCTGCTGGGCTTGGCCGGCGGCGCGCTGGCGGCGGCGATCCTGACCCTGCCCAAGGCGCTGGTGGCCTCTGCGGCCGGGCTCGCGCTGTTCGGCACGCTGGCCTCCTCGCTCGCCACCGCGTTGGGGGACGAGCGCCAGCGCGAGGCGGCGCTGATCACCTTCGTGGTGGCGGCCTCCGGCGTGACCATCGCCGGGCTCGGCGCGCCGCTGTGGGCGCTGCTGGCCGGCGTCGCGGTCAGCGGGCTGCAGCAGCAGCGCTGGCGCCTGGCCCGCGCCTGA
- a CDS encoding methyl-accepting chemotaxis protein, with protein MRITTRLILAFLAVVVLVIALGGLGLWQLRQAQVRFEYFSANIIPSIKVLVDAKDATASTRVAVWKHIATMDLAKKTEYESQVQQGFATMDKQLAVYEPLISDDEDRALLAADKAAYAAYKQEVADTLAASRNGDFDGSVAAASRGKGGVLAQAWTTHIAYNGQLSDKLGQDNGRAYQQAFWLAAGLMALTVVLAVVGGGLLCRNIKRGLDDLVHTMEAISSQLDFTQRAPAGSKDEIGQTAQAFNQLLERLQSSLRSLQQGIVAVAESSQQLQAASRQVADSSDSQSAASAQMAAAVEQMTVSINHVATRAGEAQQLAGEGAQQAGNGQQVIGRSVADIQAIAATVSGASEDIVQLDARSKDIASVVGVIRDVAEQTNLLALNAAIEAARAGESGRGFAVVADEVRKLAERTAASTQEIGTIIAAIQQVSGNVVGRMQQTVQQVEQGQEGVQSAQQSMGSLHEGASQSARLVAEISDAIREQGTATNSIAQQVEMVAQGAEENSSAASQAAALAARLEEVAASMRQEVSAYRV; from the coding sequence ATGAGAATCACAACGCGTTTGATACTGGCGTTCCTGGCCGTGGTGGTGCTGGTGATCGCGCTGGGTGGGCTTGGCCTGTGGCAACTGCGTCAGGCACAGGTCCGTTTCGAGTATTTCTCCGCCAACATCATCCCCAGCATCAAGGTGCTGGTCGATGCCAAGGACGCCACCGCCAGCACCCGGGTGGCGGTGTGGAAGCACATCGCGACGATGGATCTGGCGAAGAAGACCGAGTACGAGAGCCAGGTGCAGCAGGGCTTTGCCACCATGGACAAGCAGTTGGCGGTCTACGAGCCGCTGATCAGCGATGACGAGGACCGGGCGCTGCTGGCCGCCGACAAGGCGGCGTATGCGGCCTACAAGCAAGAAGTGGCCGACACCTTGGCCGCCTCGCGCAACGGCGACTTCGACGGCTCCGTCGCCGCCGCCAGCCGCGGCAAGGGGGGTGTGCTGGCCCAGGCCTGGACCACGCATATTGCCTACAATGGCCAGCTTTCGGACAAACTGGGCCAGGACAACGGCCGCGCCTATCAGCAGGCGTTCTGGTTGGCCGCCGGCCTGATGGCGCTCACCGTCGTGCTGGCCGTGGTGGGCGGCGGGCTGTTATGCCGCAACATCAAGCGGGGCCTGGACGATCTGGTGCATACCATGGAGGCTATCAGCAGCCAGCTCGATTTCACCCAGCGCGCGCCGGCCGGCAGCAAGGACGAGATCGGCCAGACCGCACAGGCCTTCAACCAACTGCTGGAACGGCTGCAGTCCAGCCTGCGCTCGCTGCAGCAAGGTATCGTCGCGGTGGCGGAATCGTCGCAGCAACTGCAGGCGGCGTCGCGCCAGGTGGCGGACAGCTCGGACAGCCAGAGCGCCGCGTCGGCGCAGATGGCCGCCGCGGTGGAACAGATGACGGTCAGCATCAACCACGTCGCCACCCGCGCCGGCGAGGCGCAGCAACTGGCGGGCGAGGGCGCACAGCAGGCCGGCAATGGGCAGCAGGTGATTGGCCGCAGCGTGGCCGACATCCAGGCCATCGCCGCCACCGTGAGCGGCGCCTCGGAGGACATCGTCCAGCTCGACGCGCGCAGCAAGGACATCGCCTCGGTGGTGGGGGTGATCCGCGACGTGGCCGAGCAGACCAATTTGCTGGCGCTCAACGCGGCGATCGAAGCGGCGCGCGCCGGCGAGTCGGGGCGGGGCTTTGCCGTGGTGGCCGACGAAGTACGCAAGCTGGCCGAGCGCACGGCCGCCTCCACCCAGGAGATCGGCACCATCATCGCCGCGATCCAACAGGTTTCCGGCAACGTGGTGGGACGCATGCAGCAGACAGTGCAGCAGGTGGAGCAGGGCCAGGAAGGCGTGCAATCGGCGCAGCAGAGCATGGGCAGCCTGCATGAGGGTGCCAGCCAGAGCGCGCGGCTGGTGGCGGAGATTTCCGACGCCATCCGCGAACAGGGCACGGCCACCAACAGCATCGCCCAGCAGGTCGAAATGGTGGCGCAAGGCGCGGAGGAGAACAGCAGCGCCGCCAGCCAGGCCGCCGCGCTGGCCGCAAGGCTGGAAGAGGTGGCGGCCAGCATGCGGCAGGAGGTCAGCGCCTACCGCGTGTGA